A genome region from Anastrepha ludens isolate Willacy chromosome 3, idAnaLude1.1, whole genome shotgun sequence includes the following:
- the LOC128858290 gene encoding probable tyrosyl-DNA phosphodiesterase isoform X1 codes for MAEKLKKCPYGEQCYRKNPIHFGEFSHPHLDKIYENGLDSKTSKYVIPDDLFMSAELIETQLKLLEKLFPKTKSRGSSSEIGNSDGKGIDSIRSSRCLDGGKIKADSVKRSKSPVASTSASCGLPSNATSISSTDNSNLSKKAKITRNIKDYIPVVLEKGHAADKLERAAPYNFFLTAITDAKLTHHEPLTITFQEILDESLGEIESSVQINFMVEIGWLLGHYYFAGIMGTPLLILYGDETPELANISKTHPEVTAVKVNMPTPFATSHAKVMLLGYTDGGMRVVISTANLYEDDWHNRTQGIWISPKLPALPANVDTTAGESPTNFRHDLMLYLVEYKIAKLQPWIARIRKTDFSSINVFFIGSTPGGFREGPRGYSWGHARVGELLQKYCTAVDARVPVICQSSSIGSLGPNIQTWIQHDFLNSLRKHSGPPGLTHFPPFKMIYPSFGNVSNSHDGLLGGGCLPYGASTNDKQSWLRGHLFQWCSKQRYRSQAMPHIKSYTRMKLEDQSIYWFMLTSANLSKAAWGAFNKNVNIAPCLRIMNYEAGVLFLPRFVTGEETFPLGHVRDGIPAFPLPYDVPLTPYTPDDKPFLMDYLHQ; via the exons atggcagaaaaattaaagaaatgccCGTATGGCGAGCAGTGTTACCGGAAGAATCCCATACATTTTGGCGAGTTTTCACATCCTCATT TGGACAAGATTTATGAGAACGGATTGGACTCCAAAACTAGCAAGTATGTTATACCTGACGACTTATTTATGTCGGCGGAACTAATAgaaacacaattaaaactgttggaGAAATTATTTCCAAAGACAAAGAGTAGGGGAAGTAGCAGCGAGATTGGAAACTCTGATGGAAAAGGTATTGATAGCATTAGAAGTTCCCGTTGTTTGGATGGTGGCAAAATTAAA GCTGATTCTGTAAAGCGTAGCAAATCACCAGTGGCTAGTACATCTGCTAGCTGTGGGCTACCATCTAACGCAACAAGCATTTCTTCAACTGACAATTCCAATCTTTCCAAAAAAGCCAAAATAACTAGAAATATCAAAGACTACATACCAGTAGTTTTGGAAAAGGGTCATGCTGCCGATAAACTTGAACGTGCTGCACCATATAATTTCTTTCTTACGGCAATTACGGATGCTAAACTTACTCATCATGAGCCACTCACTATAACATTTCAAG AAATTCTAGATGAGAGCTTAGGCGAGATTGAATCATCCGTGCAAATAAACTTTATGGTAGAAATCGGATGGTTGCTTGGACACTATTATTTCGCTGGCATAAT GGGTACTCCGCTACTTATTCTCTATGGAGATGAAACACCAGAGTTAGCAAATATATCAAAAACTCATCCGGAGGTCACAGCCGTCAAAGTTAATATGCCAACGCCATTTGCAACTTCTCACGCTAAAGTAATGCTTCTGGGCTACACAGATGGCGGCATGCGCGTCGTAATCTCAACAGCGAACCTCTATGAAGATGATTGGCACAATCGTACGCAAGGTATTTGGATAAGCCCAAAGTTACCAGCGCTACCTGCAAATGTAGATACAACGGCTGGGGAAAGTCCCACAAATTTTAGGCACGATTTGATGTTGTATTTAGTGGAATATAAAATAGCCAAACTACAACCGTGGATAGCCCGAATACGCAAAACAGATTTTAGTTCCATAAA tgtCTTCTTCATAGGTTCAACGCCTGGTGGCTTTCGCGAAGGTCCCCGTGGTTACTCTTGGGGCCATGCACGTGTCGGCGAATTATTACAGAAATATTGCACAGCAGTTGACGCAAGGGTGCCAGTAATATGTCAAAGCTCAAGCATCGGTAGTTTGGGTCCAAATATACAAACTTGGATACAACATGATTTTCTCAATAGCCTGCGCAAACATTCCGGACCACCAgggcttacacattttccaccATTCAAAATGATTTACCCCAGCTTTGGCAATGTAAGCAACAGCCATGATGGCTTGCTAGGTGGTGGATGCCTGCCCTATGGCGCAAGTACTAATGATAAACAGTCGTGGCTGCGGGGGCATCTATTTCAGTGGTGCTCAAAACAGCGTTACCGTTCGCAAGCAATGCCGCACATAAAAAGTTACACACGTATGAAATTGGAAGACCAATCTATTTATTGGTTTATGTTGACCTCGGCAAATTTATCGAAAGCAGCGTGGGGTGCCTTCAATAAGAATGTTAACATTGCACCATGTTTAAGGATCATGAACTATGAAGCAGGTGTGCTGTTCCTGCCGAGATTCGTG ACCGGTGAGGAGACGTTTCCCTTAGGACACGTTCGTGATGGTATACCAGCATTCCCGCTGCCCTATGATGTGCCACTTACACCATATACACCTGATGATAAACCATTTTTAATGGATTATCTGCATCAGTAG
- the LOC128858290 gene encoding probable tyrosyl-DNA phosphodiesterase isoform X2 produces the protein MSAELIETQLKLLEKLFPKTKSRGSSSEIGNSDGKGIDSIRSSRCLDGGKIKADSVKRSKSPVASTSASCGLPSNATSISSTDNSNLSKKAKITRNIKDYIPVVLEKGHAADKLERAAPYNFFLTAITDAKLTHHEPLTITFQEILDESLGEIESSVQINFMVEIGWLLGHYYFAGIMGTPLLILYGDETPELANISKTHPEVTAVKVNMPTPFATSHAKVMLLGYTDGGMRVVISTANLYEDDWHNRTQGIWISPKLPALPANVDTTAGESPTNFRHDLMLYLVEYKIAKLQPWIARIRKTDFSSINVFFIGSTPGGFREGPRGYSWGHARVGELLQKYCTAVDARVPVICQSSSIGSLGPNIQTWIQHDFLNSLRKHSGPPGLTHFPPFKMIYPSFGNVSNSHDGLLGGGCLPYGASTNDKQSWLRGHLFQWCSKQRYRSQAMPHIKSYTRMKLEDQSIYWFMLTSANLSKAAWGAFNKNVNIAPCLRIMNYEAGVLFLPRFVTGEETFPLGHVRDGIPAFPLPYDVPLTPYTPDDKPFLMDYLHQ, from the exons ATGTCGGCGGAACTAATAgaaacacaattaaaactgttggaGAAATTATTTCCAAAGACAAAGAGTAGGGGAAGTAGCAGCGAGATTGGAAACTCTGATGGAAAAGGTATTGATAGCATTAGAAGTTCCCGTTGTTTGGATGGTGGCAAAATTAAA GCTGATTCTGTAAAGCGTAGCAAATCACCAGTGGCTAGTACATCTGCTAGCTGTGGGCTACCATCTAACGCAACAAGCATTTCTTCAACTGACAATTCCAATCTTTCCAAAAAAGCCAAAATAACTAGAAATATCAAAGACTACATACCAGTAGTTTTGGAAAAGGGTCATGCTGCCGATAAACTTGAACGTGCTGCACCATATAATTTCTTTCTTACGGCAATTACGGATGCTAAACTTACTCATCATGAGCCACTCACTATAACATTTCAAG AAATTCTAGATGAGAGCTTAGGCGAGATTGAATCATCCGTGCAAATAAACTTTATGGTAGAAATCGGATGGTTGCTTGGACACTATTATTTCGCTGGCATAAT GGGTACTCCGCTACTTATTCTCTATGGAGATGAAACACCAGAGTTAGCAAATATATCAAAAACTCATCCGGAGGTCACAGCCGTCAAAGTTAATATGCCAACGCCATTTGCAACTTCTCACGCTAAAGTAATGCTTCTGGGCTACACAGATGGCGGCATGCGCGTCGTAATCTCAACAGCGAACCTCTATGAAGATGATTGGCACAATCGTACGCAAGGTATTTGGATAAGCCCAAAGTTACCAGCGCTACCTGCAAATGTAGATACAACGGCTGGGGAAAGTCCCACAAATTTTAGGCACGATTTGATGTTGTATTTAGTGGAATATAAAATAGCCAAACTACAACCGTGGATAGCCCGAATACGCAAAACAGATTTTAGTTCCATAAA tgtCTTCTTCATAGGTTCAACGCCTGGTGGCTTTCGCGAAGGTCCCCGTGGTTACTCTTGGGGCCATGCACGTGTCGGCGAATTATTACAGAAATATTGCACAGCAGTTGACGCAAGGGTGCCAGTAATATGTCAAAGCTCAAGCATCGGTAGTTTGGGTCCAAATATACAAACTTGGATACAACATGATTTTCTCAATAGCCTGCGCAAACATTCCGGACCACCAgggcttacacattttccaccATTCAAAATGATTTACCCCAGCTTTGGCAATGTAAGCAACAGCCATGATGGCTTGCTAGGTGGTGGATGCCTGCCCTATGGCGCAAGTACTAATGATAAACAGTCGTGGCTGCGGGGGCATCTATTTCAGTGGTGCTCAAAACAGCGTTACCGTTCGCAAGCAATGCCGCACATAAAAAGTTACACACGTATGAAATTGGAAGACCAATCTATTTATTGGTTTATGTTGACCTCGGCAAATTTATCGAAAGCAGCGTGGGGTGCCTTCAATAAGAATGTTAACATTGCACCATGTTTAAGGATCATGAACTATGAAGCAGGTGTGCTGTTCCTGCCGAGATTCGTG ACCGGTGAGGAGACGTTTCCCTTAGGACACGTTCGTGATGGTATACCAGCATTCCCGCTGCCCTATGATGTGCCACTTACACCATATACACCTGATGATAAACCATTTTTAATGGATTATCTGCATCAGTAG
- the LOC128858291 gene encoding luciferin sulfotransferase, giving the protein MHIQQNKIVKKIARDMYTFPYKIIDVEPDLNAELLRYFKGERTGFVQVGPEKYFFPHKFKLEADKFYNFQARPDDIWVATFPRSGTTWTQELVWLVANNLDFGTAKCQPLTERFPFFEFSLFVHPEVKSELLSENINDKSKQEFIEHLSAPGYKTLDRWPLDRRRFIKTHLPFSLLPPSVMENKCKIIYVMRNPKDVAVSYYHLNRLYRTQGYCGDFTRYWSYFSRGLNPWLPYYSHIKEAYTHRNLPNILVLNYEEMVSDLNGVILKVAAFLDITISKERLKDVKEHLDIKNFRENPAVNGSEMSDIGVLLKGEAGFVRKGGNGTREELVSDVELKKCVDEWIEKNIAKPAAKAILSV; this is encoded by the exons ATGCACATTCAGCAAAATAAG ATCGTCAAAAAGATTGCTAGAGATATGTACACATTTCCATATAAAATCATAGATGTTGAGCCAGACTTAAATGCTGAGCTATTACGGTATTTCAAGG GCGAGCGCACAGGATTTGTGCAGGTGGGTcctgaaaagtatttttttcctcataaatttaaattggaagcggacaaattttataattttcaagcaCGCCCAGATGATATCTGGGTCGCGACGTTTCCTAGATCAGGCACTACATGGACTCAAGAGTTAGTTTGGCTAGTGGCAAATAATTTAGATTTTGGTACAGCCAAATGCCAGCCGCTCACTGAAAGATTCCCATTTTTTGA ATTTTCTTTGTTCGTGCATCCTGAAGTCAAATCGGAGTTATTGTCTGAAAATATCAATGACAAGAGCAAACAAGAATTCATTGAACATTTATCTGCACCAGGCTACAAGACTTTGGATAGATGGCCATTGGATAGAAGACGATTTATTAAAACTCATTTGCCATTTTCTTTGCTGCCACCTAGTGTTATGGAGAATAAATGCAAG aTCATTTATGTGATGCGCAACCCCAAAGATGTAGCGGTTTCCTATTACCACCTGAATCGCTTATATCGCACACAGGGTTATTGCGGTGACTTTACGCGATATTGGAGCTACTTTTCACGTGGTTTAA acCCGTGGCTGCCATATTATAGCCATATTAAGGAAGCGTATACCCATCGGAACTTGCCTAACATTCTTGTTCTGAACTATGAAGAAATGGTGTCAGATTTGAATGGTGTCATATTGAAAGTGGCTGCCTTTTTAGATATTACAATTAGCAAAGAGAGATTGAAGGATGTTAAGGAACATTTGGATATTAAGAATTTTCGCGAAAATCCAGCAGTAAATGGAAGTGAAATGTCAGATATCGGAGTTTTGCTAAAAGGTGAAGCTGGTTTTGTACGTAAAGGTGGAAATGGAACGCGGGAAGAGTTAGTGAGTGATGTAGAGTTAAAGAAATGTGTAGATGAGtggattgaaaaaaatatagcaaagcCTGCTGCAAAGGCAATACTTAGCGTATAG
- the LOC128858293 gene encoding protein piwi: MSDDHSRGRRRPSREQRYSRSRSPLDTYSSNTGGGDSQRRRRERQPSDESRPPKVYKKEPVSPDRSSSSSRNGNGRREPRDQPSTSGAAGGGGFGADGDGGDSADHGIKKERYEIVHTRPSDIQSKIGSGGTPIILQANYYRLLTKPTWRIFQYHVDFTPKVELRRVRGGILSEHRSTLGGYLYDGTKMFTSCKLPEDKTIIHAKSKVGDSYTIVIKYVGVISMTEWQSLQILNLILRRAMEGLKLQLVGRNFYDAIAKIDLREYRLQLWPGYQTSIRQHESDILLCAEIAHKVMRTETVYDILMKCTETARDYQEEFRRHVLGLTVLTDYNNKTYRINDVDFNKNPSKTFSCKEKDVSFIDYYYQKYHIRIRDPKQPLLISKPKERAMRTGGSDIIILIPELCRPTGLTDTMRNNFQLMRAMADHTRMNPDRRIDRLRIFNNRLQQTDASIQVLNDWNMTLDRHLVELNGRVLEPQRIVFSEHKKASAGEQADWTRLFRDNGLFTTPSRGLDRWSVIATNRNSRELRNFVESLIRAAGGMQMRINRPREVMLYDDRNHSYIQAMEDCSRHDPQLILCLVPNNNAERYASIKKKGCLERAIPTQVITQKSANNQRGLMSIATKVAIQINCKLGYTPWMIDLPLSGLMTIGYDVAKSTRDRSKAFGALVASMDMKTNATFYSTVAECSSHDVLANSLWPMMTKALRQYRKEHDGKLPTRILFYRDGVGEGSLRQVYEHEVKDVVEKLEQEYKRVGSEKPPMFAYVVVSKNINTRLFARGRNPPPGTIVDDVVTCPERYDFFLVSQSVRQGTVSPTSYNIVYSNIRLTPDQMQLLTYKMTHLYYNWSGTTRVPAVCQYAKKLATLVATSLYQPPQNALEKKLYYL, encoded by the coding sequence ATGTCTGATGATCATAGTCGTGGTCGGCGTAGACCATCACGAGAGCAACGGTATTCTAGGTCGCGTTCGCCACTAGATACCTATTCCAGCAATACCGGTGGCGGTGACTCTCAACGAAGACGCAGAGAGCGACAACCGTCAGACGAATCGCGTCCTcctaaagtgtataaaaaagaaCCTGTTTCACCGGATAGAAGTTCCAGTTCATCGCGCAATGGAAATGGACGCAGAGAGCCCAGAGATCAACCATCAACATCAGGTGCTGCAGGTGGTGGGGGTTTTGGTGCAGATGGAGATGGTGGAGACAGCGCGGACCATGGCATAAAGAAGGAGCGCTATGAAATTGTGCATACACGTCCTTCCGATATTCAATCCAAAATTGGTAGTGGTGGCACCCCAATAATATTGCAAGCTAACTACTATCGTTTGTTGACCAAACCAACCTGGCGCATATTCCAATACCACGTTGATTTTACACCAAAAGTTGAACTGCGGCGTGTTCGGGGTGGTATTCTTTCTGAACATCGTTCAACATTGGGTGGATATTTATATGATGgtacaaaaatgtttacttcaTGTAAGCTACCGGAAGATAAAACAATTATTCATGCGAAATCTAAAGTCGGTGATAGTTACACAATTGTAATTAAATATGTTGGTGTAATTTCTATGACGGAGTGGCAATCACTTcagattttgaatttaattttgcgtcgcgCTATGGAGGGTCTCAAATTACAGTTAGTTGGCAGAAATTTTTatgacgcgattgcaaaaattGATCTGCGAGAGTACCGTTTGCAACTCTGGCCGGGTTATCAAACATCAATCCGCCAACATGAAAGTGACATTTTACTCTGTGCTGAAATCGCTCACAAAGTTATGCGCACAGAAACTGTTTATGATATTTTGATGAAATGCACGGAAACTGCTAGAGATTACCAAGAGGAATTTCGACGACATGTATTAGGACTTACTGTTCTAACCGACTACAATAACAAAACTTATCGCATTAATGACGTAGATTTCAACAAAAatccatcaaaaacatttagtTGTAAAGAGAAAGATGTGTCTTTCATTGATTATTATTACCAAAAATACCATATTCGCATACGCGATCCAAAGCAGCCTTTGCTCATATCTAAGCCTAAAGAAAGGGCAATGAGAACTGGGGGCAGTGATATAATCATACTTATTCCCGAACTTTGTAGGCCTACCGGTCTAACGGATACCATGCGCAATAATTTCCAACTTATGCGTGCTATGGCAGATCATACACGTATGAATCCTGATCGACGTATTGACCGCTtaagaatatttaataataGACTTCAGCAGACTGATGCCAGCATACAAGTACTGAATGATTGGAACATGACCTTAGATCGCCATTTGGTTGAACTTAATGGTCGTGTTCTTGAGCCACAACGTATCGTATTCAGCGAACACAAAAAGGCATCTGCCGGTGAACAAGCAGACTGGACTCGCCTCTTTCGCGATAACGGTTTGTTTACAACTCCATCTCGTGGCCTTGACAGGTGGTCTGTTATTGCGACAAATCGTAACTCCAGAGAATTGAGAAATTTCGTCGAATCTTTAATTCGTGCTGCTGGCGGAATGCAAATGCGTATCAATCGCCCTCGAGAAGTTATGTTATATGATGATAGAAATCACTCGTATATACAGGCGATGGAGGACTGCAGCCGTCACGACCCCCAACTTATACTTTGTTTGGTGCCGAATAATAATGCTGAGCGCTACGcttctataaaaaagaaaggttGCTTGGAACGAGCCATTCCAACGCAAGTAATAACACAAAAGTCGGCAAATAACCAGCGCGGTCTTATGAGCATAGCCACAAAGGTAGCTATACAAATCAATTGTAAATTGGGTTATACCCCATGGATGATTGACCTACCACTTTCCGGGTTGATGACAATTGGCTACGATGTAGCCAAAAGTACCCGTGATCGATCAAAGGCGTTTGGGGCATTGGTGGCATCAATGGATATGAAAACTAATGCCACCTTCTACAGCACGGTTGCAGAATGCAGTTCCCACGATGTTTTAGCTAATAGTCTTTGGCCGATGATGACTAAAGCTTTACGTCAATATCGCAaggaacatgacggaaaattaCCAACGCGAATTCTATTCTATCGCGATGGGGTAGGTGAAGGCTCCTTGCGACAAGTCTACGAACACGAGGTTAAGGACGTGGTTGAGAAACTCGAGCAAGAGTATAAGCGTGTTGGCTCTGAAAAACCACCTATGTTTGCATATGTTGTGGtatcgaaaaatattaatacccGACTCTTTGCACGAGGCCGAAATCCGCCTCCTGGTACAATAGTCGATGATGTAGTTACGTGTCCAGAACGTTATGACTTTTTCTTGGTATCTCAGTCTGTGCGACAAGGAACAGTGTCCCCAACAAGCTATAATATTGTATACAGCAATATTCGTTTAACACCAGATCAAATGCAGCTTTTAACATACAAAATGACTCACTTGTATTACAATTGGTCTGGTACAACACGTGTTCCAGCTGTGTGCCAATATGCTAAAAAGCTTGCAACTTTAGTGGCCACAAGTCTCTACCAACCGCCTCAGAACGCACTTGAGAAAAAACTCTATTATTTGTAa